The genomic window GCGGGCGATGATCTGCAGCTTACTGCCGGCCTTGATGATATCGCTGGTCACCTGGGTTTCGCTGCGCACTATGATGGCGTCATAATTACAGATAATGGCCTTCAGCTCATCCGGCTTCAGTCCGAGCTTGACATCCACCTCTGTCATGGCCTTCAGGCTTTCCATGCCCTCCGGCGCTAAAGGATCAGCTACAAGTACCTTCATGCTGTCAGCTCCTTACCATTATTTACACAGCCTTATCATTGCGCACGTTTATGAATTCGTCATTGCGAGCCCGCAGGGCGCGGCAATCCTGTGCTCCCGCATGATAGTACAAGATTGCTTCGTCGCTACGCTCCTCGCAATGACATTCGATCTTCACACTATACTTTCTTAGCCTTCGGCAGCGCCTTGTCCATGGCGGCGAGCACCTCATCCATATCCTTTTCCGTAACAAAGCCCAGGTGGCCGATGCGGAAGACCTTGCCTTTCATGCCGCCCTGTCCTCCGGCGATGACGACCTTGTACTCGTCACGCAGAGTACCCGAGAATTTGGATACTTCGATATCTGCGGGGACTTTCACTGCCGTCACGGTATTGGATGCGTTCTTCTCATCCGCCACCAGCAGCTCCATGCCTTTGGACCTGACCCATTTCCTGGCCTTGTCCGCAACTCCGGCATGCCGGGCGAAGATGTTCTGCAGCCCTTCTTTCAGCATCATATCCAGGGCAACGTCCAGGGCGAAGTAGATAGAAACAGCCGGGGTCCAGGGGGTCTGGCCGTCCGGGATAAACTTCCTGGCGCGCGTGTAATCGAAATAGAACCTGGGCATTTTAGCCTGTGAGTGCGCCTTCCAGGCTTCCGGGCTGACGCTGACAAAGGCCAGTCCGGGCGGTACCATCCATCCTTTCTGTGAACCTGAGACCACAACGTCCAGGTTCCAGGCATCCACCTGCACATCGATGGAACTCATGCTGCTGACAGCGTCTACCAGGATGAGCTTGCCGGCTTCTTTCACCACTCCGGCGATGTCCTTGAGCGGGTTGGTGGTGCCGGTTGATGTCTCATTATGTGTCACCAGCACGGCTTTGACGCCGGGATTGTCCTTGAGGGCCTTTTTAACATCGTCGGGATTAACGGCCTGGCCCCATTCATACTTGAGCGGAATAACCTCGGCGCCGTATACCTTTGCGCATTCGGCGAAGCGGTCTCCGAAAATGCCGATGGAGACACCCAGCACCTTGTCACCGGGCGACAGCATATTCACTACAGCTGATTCCAGGCCACCGGTACCCGAGGTGGTGAGGATCAACAGGTCGTTTTTAGTCTGAAAGCACTGTTTCAGTTTAGGAGTTATGCGGTTCTGCATCTCGCCAAATTCCTTGCCGCGATGATTTATCATCTGGCGACCGCCGGCTTTCAGTACCTCATCAGGGCAGGGTGTCGGGCCTGGAATTCTCAACTGCATGTAGGGCCTCCCAAAAGATTAGTCCGTAAATTATAGATTATTTGGGCGGGCAATGGAATTCAGATATGCGCATATAAATTGAAAGAAGCATCATTTATCATGTTATTTCAAGAGTCTACTATATGTCATTGCGAGGAGCGTAGCGACGCGGCAATCTTCTGTTGAGATGACATTCCACACAAGATTGCTTCGCTATGCTCGCAATGACGAGGTGGACAAGATTGCTTCACTTCGTTCGCAATGACGGATCAGCTGCGGACGACCTTTATATACCGTCTCTTACCCACCTTGATCACGCTGCCGTCGTCGATCTTGCCCATCTCCAGGTCTTCATTGACCGTTTTGCCGTTGATCTCGATAGCCTTCTGCTCCAGCAGGCGTCGTGCCTCCGAGCGGCTTTTAGCCAGCCCGGCTCGCGATATCTCCGCTGACAGCAGGGAAGTCGATCCGCCTGCGATTTTGAGCACCGGTATCTCATCGGGGACTTCCTTTTGCTGAACGGTGCGGGCGAACTCCTCGGCCGCCTCTTCGGCGTCCTTCGCGCTCCAGAAATCCTTGACCAGCTCATGGGCCAGGCGTTTCTTGACCGTCATGGGATTGAGACGTCCGCTGGCCATGCCCGCATTGAAATGTTCGATCTCTTCGTCAGGCACATCCGTCAGCAGCTCCAGGTACGGTATGATCATACTGTCATTGATGGACATGGTCTTGCCGAACATCTCGGCCGGCGGGTCGGTGACACCGATATAGTTGCCCAGGCTTTTGCTCATTTTCTGCACGCCGTCGGTGCCGACCAGCAGCGGCATGAGGAAGACCTGCTGCGGCTTCTGTCCCACCATCTCCTGGAGCTGGCGGCCCACCATGCAGTTGAAGACCTGGTCGGTGCCGCCGAACTCGACGTCAGACTCGATCATGACGGAGTCGTAGCCCTGCATAAGCGGGTAAAGAAATTCGGTGATAGCGATGGGGTGCCCTTCGGCGTAGCGGCGCGCGAAATCCTCGCGGGCCAGAAATTGCGCCACGGTAAACTTCGAGGTCAGCCGGATGATATCTTCCAGGCCGAATATACCCTTCTCGAACCAGGGGCTCTGCCAGCGCACCTCGGTCCTGTCCTTATCCACGATTTTGAAGAACTGTTCCATATATGTCTGGGCGTTGGCTTTTACCTGATCCCCTGTGAGCATGGGACGTGTGGCCGATCGCCCCGTGGGGTCGCCGATGCGGGCGGTCCAGTCCCCCACGATAAGCACCACCTGGTGCCCGAGCTGCTGGAACTGTCGCAGCTTGCGCAGCCCAACCACGTGGCCCATATGTATGTCCGTGAAGCTGGGATCGAAGCCCTGCTTTAGACGCAGCGGGCGGCCGGACTGCATCATCTTGAGCAGCTCTTCCTCATTAATAATCTGGCTTACACCCCGTCGGAAGAGGCGTTTGAATTCGGTGTCCGATAGTTTCTTCATAATCTATATTCCTTTTAATAACGTAGGAAAGCTGATTTAGCTGCGCCCGTTTCGGGCGGACTTAAAAGTCCGCGCCTACATCTCTAATATACTCCTCGCTTTAAGTGTATCTTTGGCCATCTGAATCTTCAGTTCCTCGGCGCTGTTGAACTTCATCTCGTCCCTCAGCCTGGCAACCAGTTCAATACAGAGTCGCTTTCCATATAGATCGCCGTCGAAGTCCAATATATACGTCTCGACCAGGCGTTTCAACCCGCCGAAAGTCGGCCGCACACCGATATTGGTCACGGAGGCCAGCCTCTGCCGTCCCCGGATTGCGACAGTTGCGTAGATGCCGTCCCTCGGCATGGCCTGTTCCGGCTGCATCTCAATATTAGCAGTTGGAAAGCCGAGGGTACGGCCGCGGCGGTCCCCCGCAACTACCTTCCCTTCCAGAATGAAGCGGCGGCCCAGCATATCTTTCACCTTATTTATATCACCCGACGCCAGCGATCTGCGGATGGAACTGCTGCTGATCACTTCGCCACCCAGCCTGGCAGGCTTCACGACCTCGACGCGGAAATCAAGCTCCTCTCCTATCCGCTGCAGGCAGTCCGGATCGCCCTGCCGGCCATGGCCCAGCGCAAAATCAGGCCCCAGCACCAAACCGCCCATATTTAAATGCTTCTGCAGCAGCAGGACGAATTCACGCGCGGAAAGTCCGGCCACGTCCCGGGTAAAAGTAACCGGCACCACCACATCCACCCCGGCCGCGCGCAGCAGGCGCGTGCGTTCACGCAGAGTGGTAATCCAGGGTATGGTGTCCCGGCGGCCCAGCACCTTCTCCGGATGCGTGCGGAAAGTGACCACGCCCGAGGGGCAGCCCCTCTCTTGCGCGCGGGCAACCAGGTGCCCCAGCAAATGCAGGTGACCGCGGTGCACGCCGTCGAAAACACCTATGGTCAGAAGCGTGGGGTAAGAGGTCTTGTATCTGGCCAGTTCAGCTTCAATATTCATATTTATCTGCAGGGGCGTTGCTTTAGCTGCGCCCGCTCTTTTCGGGCGGACTTAAAAGTCCGCCCCTACGTTTTTCATATTTATCTGCAGGGGCGTTGCTTTAGCTGCGCCCGCATTCATGCATATGGCGAGCGATATTTTAACACTTATCCACAATGCCTTCATAATCCCTGTGTTTACAACCCCCTGTTTACAGGGGTTTTCCCCGCTGCTATACTTGTCGGCAAAACCGCGGCTGACATGTCGGCGCAGATAGTCGGGCGAGGATAACCGGCTAGTCTCCAGGAGGAGTATTATGAAAGAAATCGTGAAGCGGCTTTCCCTGATCCTGTTAGCTGCGCTTTTATTACCGGCTGTATCCACGCTTGCCCTGCCCGGGACGGCCGGCGCAAATAACTGTCTGAACACCGTGTACGTGAACGGCTCGACGGGCGATGACGCCTGGGACGGCAGCTCGCCGCTCCACACCGCCGGCAACGTTGGGCCCAAGCTTACCATACAGGCCGGCATCGACACCGCGTGTGCCGCCGGGACGGTCAACATTGCGGCCGGCACATATAACCAGGCGGACTTTATTACCATCAATAAATCCCTGACCTTGCTGGGCGCCGGCGCCGCATCGACCGTAATAAACGGCTCCGCTGATCCGGAAGATGAGGTTATCGGCATTTATGCTTTAAATGGCGGTAACGTACTTATCTACGGCTTGACCATCCGGAACGGGAACTGGAACGGTATCTATGTAGATGAAACTGCTTTAAATAACACCATTACCATTAATGATTGTGTTATAACGCATAATGACAGCATTGACTATGGCGGCGGTATCTGGATCGACAACGACAACATCGTCACGCTCAACCGCTGCACCGTCAGCAACAATACAGCCACCTGGGTGGATGACTTTGCACCTGAAGGACGCCGTGCCCCGGCGGATTTATTGGAAAG from Dehalococcoidia bacterium includes these protein-coding regions:
- a CDS encoding bifunctional riboflavin kinase/FAD synthetase, whose translation is MNIEAELARYKTSYPTLLTIGVFDGVHRGHLHLLGHLVARAQERGCPSGVVTFRTHPEKVLGRRDTIPWITTLRERTRLLRAAGVDVVVPVTFTRDVAGLSAREFVLLLQKHLNMGGLVLGPDFALGHGRQGDPDCLQRIGEELDFRVEVVKPARLGGEVISSSSIRRSLASGDINKVKDMLGRRFILEGKVVAGDRRGRTLGFPTANIEMQPEQAMPRDGIYATVAIRGRQRLASVTNIGVRPTFGGLKRLVETYILDFDGDLYGKRLCIELVARLRDEMKFNSAEELKIQMAKDTLKARSILEM
- a CDS encoding alanine--glyoxylate aminotransferase family protein, which encodes MQLRIPGPTPCPDEVLKAGGRQMINHRGKEFGEMQNRITPKLKQCFQTKNDLLILTTSGTGGLESAVVNMLSPGDKVLGVSIGIFGDRFAECAKVYGAEVIPLKYEWGQAVNPDDVKKALKDNPGVKAVLVTHNETSTGTTNPLKDIAGVVKEAGKLILVDAVSSMSSIDVQVDAWNLDVVVSGSQKGWMVPPGLAFVSVSPEAWKAHSQAKMPRFYFDYTRARKFIPDGQTPWTPAVSIYFALDVALDMMLKEGLQNIFARHAGVADKARKWVRSKGMELLVADEKNASNTVTAVKVPADIEVSKFSGTLRDEYKVVIAGGQGGMKGKVFRIGHLGFVTEKDMDEVLAAMDKALPKAKKV
- the tyrS gene encoding tyrosine--tRNA ligase, which translates into the protein MKKLSDTEFKRLFRRGVSQIINEEELLKMMQSGRPLRLKQGFDPSFTDIHMGHVVGLRKLRQFQQLGHQVVLIVGDWTARIGDPTGRSATRPMLTGDQVKANAQTYMEQFFKIVDKDRTEVRWQSPWFEKGIFGLEDIIRLTSKFTVAQFLAREDFARRYAEGHPIAITEFLYPLMQGYDSVMIESDVEFGGTDQVFNCMVGRQLQEMVGQKPQQVFLMPLLVGTDGVQKMSKSLGNYIGVTDPPAEMFGKTMSINDSMIIPYLELLTDVPDEEIEHFNAGMASGRLNPMTVKKRLAHELVKDFWSAKDAEEAAEEFARTVQQKEVPDEIPVLKIAGGSTSLLSAEISRAGLAKSRSEARRLLEQKAIEINGKTVNEDLEMGKIDDGSVIKVGKRRYIKVVRS